From a region of the Impatiens glandulifera chromosome 4, dImpGla2.1, whole genome shotgun sequence genome:
- the LOC124936986 gene encoding kinesin-like protein KIN-14L — MEGSARNGRRSLNLASRKAEESAWRRFQAAHWLDSLVGPIGLSSQPTEKEFISCLRNGLVLCNAVNKMNPGSVPKVVEVQSSSQDSMTWDSQPLLAYQYFENVKNFLVAVEELKLPAFEVSDLERENLEVGSSTKIVDCVLSLKAYHEWKQNSGGNGVFRNPKSPSVMHYSRSSGTINHSNSSRQLDLSEAVSNKNMNLQDLITKYIVDCIAEKKENIDDKLLLSFHDKDSVKLLGKIMSGFLEEHHLQSESTELKVAALTDSLEVGGGAHARSLSVPLDSSSFGNNKECCRNGSRKGGCSHGHIVENQERELLNLKTLLVKTKSDFADLQSQLQQDLKLIGSHVQELSTAASGYHRVLMENKKLYNTVQDLKGNIRVYCRIRPIFSAEAKNVIDFIGDDGSLVIVDQLKPQKDGKKIFQFNRVFGPISTQEEVFNDTQPLIRSVMDGYNVCIFAYGQTGSGKTHTMSGPSGGINYLALRDLFHLANNRSERMNYNIHVQMVEIYNEQIRDLLLPEDSSSNIKLEIRNCGSENGPSLPDAIMYQVNSTEDVLKLMKLGEINRAVSSTAVNHQSSRSHSIVTVHVNGKDRNGGGILHSCLHLVDLAGSERVDKSEVTGDELKEAQHINKSLSCLGDVIAALAQKNSYIPYRNSKLTHLLQSSLGGHAKTLMFAHISPEGDSFWETMGTLKFAQRVSTVELGKAQVNKETREVIELKEQIGNLKKALAMKEANEVPRSSPLKRQPQPDLTPPRLRRLSIENGKGMKAATTSYSAVKRSSKTPSVQKQRPRRLSLEHLNKDTMSISNNSSLLVKTPESRNISSAARSRTPPPPPLSQQQQTRKLNQSPSPPRKENNQSSKATSQIKKSLRTIGKLINGSDKRNQTRTPTIEVLSPLNGNRRIPDVKSPLSTTTGGLRRRSLVGDNPQQLDNSIIRSRK, encoded by the exons ATGGAGGGTTCGGCTAGAAATGGAAGACGTTCTTTGAATTTAGCTTCAAGAAAAGCCGAAGAATCAG CTTGGAGACGATTCCAGGCCGCCCATTGGTTAGATAGTTTGGTTGGACCTATTGGTTTATCTTCACAACCGACTGAAAAAGAGTTTATTTCTTGCTTGAGAAATGGGTTAGTTCTGTGTAATGCAGTGAACAAGATGAATCCAGGGTCAGTGCCAAAG GTTGTGGAGGTTCAATCTTCATCACAGGATTCAATGACATGGGATTCCCAGCCGTTGTTAGCATATCAGTACTTTGAAAATGTTAAGAACTTTTTAGTAGCTGTTGAAGAATTGAAGCTTCCAGCTTTTGAAGTATCCGATCTTGAAAGA GAGAATTTGGAAGTTGGATCATCTACTAAGATAGTAGACTGTGTACTATCACTTAAAGCATATCATGAGTGGAAACAGAACAGTGGAGGAAATGGAGTTTTCAGGAACCCTAAATCTCCTTCGGTTATGCATTACTCAAGATCTTCAGGAACAATAAACCACTCAAATTCTAGCAGACAATTGGACTTGTCTGAAGCAGTTTCCAACAAAAATATGAATCTTCAAG ATTTAATTACTAAGTACATTGTGGACTGTATTGCTGAGAAAAAAGAGAATATAGATGATAAGCTTCTTCTTTCATTCCATGATAAg GATTCAGTCAAATTACTTGGTAAAATCATGTCTGGCTTTTTGGAGGAACATCATCTTCAAAGTGAATCTACTGAG TTGAAAGTAGCAGCCCTTACAGATTCTTTGGAAGTTGGAGGCGGTGCACATGCTCGTTCTCTATCCGTACCTCTTGATAGTTCATCATTTGGCAACAACAAGGAG TGCTGCAGAAATGGATCAAGAAAGGGCGGTTGCAGTCACGGCCACATAGTTGAAAATCAGGAAAGAGAACTTTTA AATCTGAAGACACTATTGGTGAAAACGAAAAGTGACTTTGCTGACTTACAATCTCAGCTGCAACAAGATTTGAAACTAATAG GGAGTCATGTACAGGAATTGTCTACTGCTGCTAGCGGGTATCACAGAGTTCTCATGGAGAATAAAAAACTATACAACACGGTTCAAGATTTGAAAG GAAATATTAGAGTCTATTGCAGGATTAGACCAATCTTCTCAGCAGAAGCCAAAAATGTTATAGATTTTATTGGAGACGACGGTTCATTAGTAATTGTAGACCAGTTGAAGCCACAAAAGGATGGAAAAAAGATTTTTCAATTCAATCGCGTGTTTGGCCCAATTTCTACTCAAG agGAAGTATTTAATGATACTCAACCGTTAATTAGATCTGTAATGGATGGTTACAATGTCTGTATTTTTGCTTATGGCCAAACTGGATCTGGAAAGACACATACCATG AGTGGTCCTTCTGGTGGCATCAATTATCTAGCGCTGAGAGATCTCTTCCACTTGGCTAATAACCGTTCAGAGAGGATGAATTACAATATTCATGTCCAGATGGTTGAGATTTACAATGAACAAATCCGCGATCTCCTCCTACCAGAAGATTCTTCTTCAAACAT CAAATTAGAAATTCGAAACTGTGGCAGCGAAAATGGGCCAAGTCTGCCTGATGCTATAATGTATCAGGTAAATTCAACTGAGGATGTTCTAAAGTTGATGAAACTCGGTGAGATAAACCGCGCAGTAAGTTCAACTGCTGTCAATCACCAAAGTAGCCGTTCCCACAG CATAGTGACGGTTCATGTGAATGGAAAAGATAGAAATGGTGGTGGAATTCTTCATAGTTGTCTTCATTTAGTTGATCTTGCTGGAAGCGAGCGTGTCGATAAATCAGAAGTAACGGGAGATGAATTGAAAGAAGCGCAGCATATTAACAAGTCTTTATCGTGTTTGGGTGACGTTATTGCAGCTTTAGCACAGAAGAATTCTTATATTCCTTATAGAAACAGCAAACTAACTCATCTATTACAAAGCTCTTTAGGTGGACATGCAAAAACATTAATGTTTGCTCATATAAGTCCCGAAGGTGATTCCTTTTGGGAAACTATGGGTACCCTTAAATTCGCGCAGAGGGTATCCACAGTTGAACTTGGCAAAGCTCAAGTCAATAAGGAAACTCGCGAGGTTATTGAACTCAAGGAACAG ATTGGTAATCTTAAGAAGGCATTGGCTATGAAGGAAGCGAATGAGGTTCCTCGATCATCCCCACTGAAGAGACAACCTCAACCGGATTTGACTCCTCCTCGTTTAAGAAGGCTGAGTATTGAAAACGGAAAGGGGATGAAAGCAGCAACAACTAGTTATTCAGCAGTGAAACGATCCTCGAAAACTCCTTCTGTACAGAAACAACGCCCGAGAAGATTAAGTTTGGAACATCTTAACAAGGATACGATGAGTATTAGTAACAATAGTTCATTACTTGTCAAAACACCAGAATCAAGAAACATATCATCAGCAGCAAGATCGCGaactcctcctcctcctcctctttctcaacaacaacaaacGAGAAAACTAAATCAATCGCCATCTCCTCCTAGAAAAGAGAATAATCAGTCGTCAAAAGCAACATCTCAAATAAAGAAGTCACTTAGGACAATTGGGAAACTGATTAATGGATCAGACAAAAG GAACCAAACAAGAACACCAACAATTGAAGTGTTATCTCCTCTGAATGGCAACAGAAGAATTCCTGATGTAAAATCACCACTTTCAACCACTACTGGTGGCTTGAGACGACGATCACTTGTAGGTGATAATCCACAACAGTTGGATAATAGCATCATAAGATC ACGGAAGTAG
- the LOC124934133 gene encoding NADPH-dependent thioredoxin reductase 3 has product MATPSTLPNVLPPSTAGSFIRPRQARLNSVHRALRVSTRLSSSFRVRASSSSSDDLPSSSGVENVVIVGSGPAGYTAAIYASRANLKPVVFEGYQVGGVPGGQLMTTTEVENFPGFPEGITGPDLMDRMRRQAERWGSELYQEDVEFIDVTNRPFTIHSTERKVRCHSIIVATGATAKRLSLPREDEFWSRGISACAICDGASPLYKGQVLAVVGGGDTATEEALYLTKYARHVHLLVRRDHLRASKAMQDRVYNNPNVTVHFNTETVDVVSNTKGQMSGVLVRRIDTGEESVVEAKGLFYGIGHSPNSQLLEGQIELDSAGYILVKDGTSNTSVEGVFAAGDVQDHDWRQAITAAGSGCVAALSVERYLTSNDLLVEFHQPQTEEVKKELTDRDVHEGFDITLTKHKGQYALRKLYHESQRVLCVLYTSPTCGPCRTLKPILNKVIDEYDQNVHYIEIDIEEDPEIAEAAGIMGTPCVQFFKKKERIGTISGVKMKKEYRELIEANK; this is encoded by the exons ATGGCCACTCCTTCAACTCTCCCCAACGTTCTTCCCCCTTCCACCGCCGGCAGTTTCATTCGCCCCCGCCAAGCTCGTCTCAACTCAGTCCATCGAGCTCTTCGCGTTTCCACACGTCTATCTTCATCCTTTCGCGTCAGagcttcctcctcctcctccgatGACCTCCCTAGCTCCTCAG GTGTCGAAAATGTAGTGATAGTTGGTTCAGGTCCAGCTGGATATACCGCAGCCATTTATGCATCACGTGCAAATTTGAAGCCTGTCGTGTTTGAAGGGTACCAAGTAGGTGGAGTCCCTGGTGGGCAATTGATGACTACAACAGAAGTGGAGAATTTCCCAGGATTTCCAGAGGGAATAACTGGTCCTGATTTGATGGACCG GATGCGTCGACAAGCTGAACGATGGGGGTCTGAATTATACCAAGAGGATGTAGAATTCATTGATGTGACAAATCGTCCTTTCACTATTCATAGTACTGAACGTAAG GTGAGGTGCCATAGTATTATTGTGGCCACTGGAGCTACAGCCAAGAGACTTAGTTTACCTCGTGAAGATGAATTCTGGAGTAGAGGAATTAGTGCTTGTGCAATCTGTGATGGCGCATCTCCATTGTACAAGGGACAAGTTCTTGCTGTTGTAGGCGGGGGTGATACAGCTACTGAGGAAGCACTATACTTGACTAAATATGCTCGTCATGTTCATTTACTCGTGCGAAGGGACCACTTGCGAGCCTCCAAAGCTATGCAAGATCG AGTTTACAACAATCCAAATGTGACCGTGCACTTCAATACAGAAACAGTGGATGTTGTCAGCAATACTAAAGGGCAGATGTCTGGCGTATTAGTTAGAAGAATTGATACCGGAGAGGAATCGGTAGTTGAAGCAAAAGGATTATTCTATGGAATAGGTCATTCACCCAACAGCCAACTGTTAGAAGGCCAAATTGAACTTGACTCTGCTGGCTATATACTTGTGAAGGACGGTACATCAAATACTTCTGTGGAAGGTGTATTTGCTGCAGGAGATGTACAG GATCATGATTGGAGACAAGCTATAACAGCTGCTGGATCAGGATGTGTTGCTGCCTTGTCAGTAGAGAGATATCTTACTAGCAATGACCTTCTCGTTGAATTCCACCAG CCTCAAACTGAAGAGGTTAAGAAGGAACTCACCGACAGAGATGTTCACGAAGGTTTTGACATCACACTTACAAAACACAAGGGCCAG TATGCTCTCCGGAAACTGTATCATGAAAGTCAGAGAGTATTATGTGTACTCTATACATCTCCAACGTGTGGTCCATGTAGAACACTGAAACCTATCCTCAACAAG GTAATTGACGAATATGATCAGAACGTACATTATATTGAAATTGATATTGAGGAAGATCCTGAGATTGCTGAGGCTGCTGGAATTATGGGTACTCCATGTGTTCAATTCTTCAAGAAAAAAGAAAGGATCGG GACAATATCTGGAgtgaaaatgaagaaagaatACAGAGAGTTGATAGAAGCAAACAAGTGA
- the LOC124936546 gene encoding AP2-like ethylene-responsive transcription factor At2g41710 isoform X1 has product MASSSSGPIGLKIEAVNSSVGGSGTGTGETSEVAAAAASGSDHLFVYRGLKKAKKDRGCTAKERISKMPPCAAGKRSSIYRGVTRHRWTGRYEAHLWDKSTWNQNQNKKGKQVYLGAYDDEEAAARAYDLAALKYWGPGTLINFPVSDYSRDLEEMKNVTREDYLASLRRKSSGFSRGMSKYRGLPSGRWDPSGGRMAGSDYLSSSYYPADASGESEYAGGFCIERKIDLTPYIKWWGSSKINTNSKSTEETKHSLSDDIGMELKTLESSIQRAEPYQMPRLGVVQDVKKNKGSALSAMSVLSQSAAFKNLQEKASKMKAVSLENDENEKKCNVNDKSSYGKAIEKQPSDECLGFGSEAGRALTLDRSVFPLSPLLSANAPLLTNYSSIDPLSDSIPWTTLVPVLPTGLPQVTKTETSTNYGFFQQEQ; this is encoded by the exons ATGGCGTCTTCTTCATCTGGTCCAATTGGCTTGAAAATTGAAGCTGTAAACAGTTCCGTTGGTGGGTCAGGAACAGGAACAGGAGAAACATCGGaagttgctgctgctgctgcatcAGGAAGTGATCATCTATTTGTATACAGGGGATTGAAGAAAGCTAAGAAAGACAGGGGATGTACTGCAAAAGAGAGAATCAGTAAGATGCCTCCTTGTGCTGCAGGTAAACGCAGCTCCATCTACCGAGGCGTTACCAG aCATAGATGGACTGGTAGATATGAAGCTCATTTATGGGATAAGAGTACATGGAATCAGAATCAAAATAAGAAAGGGAAACAAG TTTATTTGG GTGCATATGATGATGAGGAGGCTGCAGCCAGAGCTTATGATCTTGCAGCCTTAAAATATTGGGGACCAGGGACACTCATCAATTTTCCA GTTAGTGATTATTCGAGAGATCTTGAAGAGATGAAGAATGTCACTAGAGAAGATTACCTTGCATCTCTGAGAAG AAAAAGTAGCGGTTTCTCTAGAGGAATGTCCAAATATCGAGGTCTTCCAAG TGGTCGGTGGGATCCATCGGGTGGAAGGATGGCTGGATCAGATTACCTCAGCAGTTCATACTATC CAGCTGATGCATCCGGAGAAAGTGAATATGCTGGTGGTTTTTGTATAGAAAGAAAGATTGATTTAACACCATATATAAAATGGTGGGGATCAAGCAAAATCAATACAAACAGCAAATCAACTGAGGAAACAAAACACAGCCTTTCTGATGACATTGGTATGGAACTGAAAACGCTTGAATCGTCAATACAGCGCGCAGAACCGTACCAGATGCCTCGTTTAGGCGTGGTTCAAGATGTGAAAAAGAACAAAGGCTCTGCTTTGTCAGCCATGAGTGTCTTGTCGCAATCAGCTGCTTTCAAGAACTTGCAAGAGAAAGCCTCAAAAATGAAAGCGGTGAGCTTAGAAAATGATGAGAATGAGAAGAAGTGTAATGTCAATGACAAGTCGAGTTACGGAAAGGCCATTGAGAAACAACCGTCTGATGAGTGTCTTGGATTTGGATCGGAAGCAGGACGGGCATTAACTCTTGATAGAAGTGTTTTTCCTCTGTCTCCTCTGTTGTCTGCTAATGCACCACTTTTGACAAATTACAGCAGTATTGATCCTTTGTCTGATTCTATTCCTTGGACAACACTTGTTCCTGTTCTTCCTACTGGACTTCCCCAG GTTACAAAGACAGAGACCAGTACAAACTATGGATTTTTTCAGCAGGAACAATGA
- the LOC124936546 gene encoding AP2-like ethylene-responsive transcription factor At2g41710 isoform X2, translated as MASSSSGPIGLKIEAVNSSVGGSGTGTGETSEVAAAAASGSDHLFVYRGLKKAKKDRGCTAKERISKMPPCAAGKRSSIYRGVTRHRWTGRYEAHLWDKSTWNQNQNKKGKQVYLGAYDDEEAAARAYDLAALKYWGPGTLINFPVSDYSRDLEEMKNVTREDYLASLRRKSSGFSRGMSKYRGLPSGRWDPSGGRMAGSDYLSSSYYPDASGESEYAGGFCIERKIDLTPYIKWWGSSKINTNSKSTEETKHSLSDDIGMELKTLESSIQRAEPYQMPRLGVVQDVKKNKGSALSAMSVLSQSAAFKNLQEKASKMKAVSLENDENEKKCNVNDKSSYGKAIEKQPSDECLGFGSEAGRALTLDRSVFPLSPLLSANAPLLTNYSSIDPLSDSIPWTTLVPVLPTGLPQVTKTETSTNYGFFQQEQ; from the exons ATGGCGTCTTCTTCATCTGGTCCAATTGGCTTGAAAATTGAAGCTGTAAACAGTTCCGTTGGTGGGTCAGGAACAGGAACAGGAGAAACATCGGaagttgctgctgctgctgcatcAGGAAGTGATCATCTATTTGTATACAGGGGATTGAAGAAAGCTAAGAAAGACAGGGGATGTACTGCAAAAGAGAGAATCAGTAAGATGCCTCCTTGTGCTGCAGGTAAACGCAGCTCCATCTACCGAGGCGTTACCAG aCATAGATGGACTGGTAGATATGAAGCTCATTTATGGGATAAGAGTACATGGAATCAGAATCAAAATAAGAAAGGGAAACAAG TTTATTTGG GTGCATATGATGATGAGGAGGCTGCAGCCAGAGCTTATGATCTTGCAGCCTTAAAATATTGGGGACCAGGGACACTCATCAATTTTCCA GTTAGTGATTATTCGAGAGATCTTGAAGAGATGAAGAATGTCACTAGAGAAGATTACCTTGCATCTCTGAGAAG AAAAAGTAGCGGTTTCTCTAGAGGAATGTCCAAATATCGAGGTCTTCCAAG TGGTCGGTGGGATCCATCGGGTGGAAGGATGGCTGGATCAGATTACCTCAGCAGTTCATACTATC CTGATGCATCCGGAGAAAGTGAATATGCTGGTGGTTTTTGTATAGAAAGAAAGATTGATTTAACACCATATATAAAATGGTGGGGATCAAGCAAAATCAATACAAACAGCAAATCAACTGAGGAAACAAAACACAGCCTTTCTGATGACATTGGTATGGAACTGAAAACGCTTGAATCGTCAATACAGCGCGCAGAACCGTACCAGATGCCTCGTTTAGGCGTGGTTCAAGATGTGAAAAAGAACAAAGGCTCTGCTTTGTCAGCCATGAGTGTCTTGTCGCAATCAGCTGCTTTCAAGAACTTGCAAGAGAAAGCCTCAAAAATGAAAGCGGTGAGCTTAGAAAATGATGAGAATGAGAAGAAGTGTAATGTCAATGACAAGTCGAGTTACGGAAAGGCCATTGAGAAACAACCGTCTGATGAGTGTCTTGGATTTGGATCGGAAGCAGGACGGGCATTAACTCTTGATAGAAGTGTTTTTCCTCTGTCTCCTCTGTTGTCTGCTAATGCACCACTTTTGACAAATTACAGCAGTATTGATCCTTTGTCTGATTCTATTCCTTGGACAACACTTGTTCCTGTTCTTCCTACTGGACTTCCCCAG GTTACAAAGACAGAGACCAGTACAAACTATGGATTTTTTCAGCAGGAACAATGA
- the LOC124936328 gene encoding uncharacterized protein LOC124936328 isoform X2 — MKDRFVTNSDWLNIKTEMESFSPGIGSKSKPCTHFFRNGITEHLYGYSATEALGEKSIELLIDDLDLVVANNIVQHVMTGENWTANFLLSTKTEIFIVVATNTPFYDDAHSLIGIICALNDSWPYQETRPSFRCTENLDTSTEL, encoded by the exons ATGAAAGATAGATTTGTAACTAATTCAGattggttaaatataaaaactg AAATGGAGTCCTTTTCACCTGGTATTGGAAGCAAATCGAAGCCATGCACACATTTTTTCAG GAATGGAATAACTGAACACCTTTATGGTTATTCTGCAACTGAAGCTCTAGGTGAAAAGTCTATTGAGCTCCTAATCGATGACCTAGATCTTGTTGTAGCCAACAATATCGTGCAACACGTGATGACGGGTGAGAACTGGACTGCCAATTTCCTGTTAAGCACAAAAACAGAGATATTCATAGTTGTCGCAACCAACACACCTTTCTATGATGACGCCCACTCTTTAATAGGTATTATATGTGCATTGAATGATTCATGGCCATATCAAGAAACGAGGCCTTCATTCCGATGTACTGAGAATTTAGACACAAGCACAGAGCTTTAG
- the LOC124936328 gene encoding uncharacterized protein LOC124936328 isoform X1, whose protein sequence is MKTYAVSPTLGALGFWVVAVSRLVEMESFSPGIGSKSKPCTHFFRNGITEHLYGYSATEALGEKSIELLIDDLDLVVANNIVQHVMTGENWTANFLLSTKTEIFIVVATNTPFYDDAHSLIGIICALNDSWPYQETRPSFRCTENLDTSTEL, encoded by the exons ATGAAAACCTACG CTGTTAGTCCGACACTTGGTGCGCTAGGGTTTTGGGTTGTAGCTGTTAGTCGCTTGGTGG AAATGGAGTCCTTTTCACCTGGTATTGGAAGCAAATCGAAGCCATGCACACATTTTTTCAG GAATGGAATAACTGAACACCTTTATGGTTATTCTGCAACTGAAGCTCTAGGTGAAAAGTCTATTGAGCTCCTAATCGATGACCTAGATCTTGTTGTAGCCAACAATATCGTGCAACACGTGATGACGGGTGAGAACTGGACTGCCAATTTCCTGTTAAGCACAAAAACAGAGATATTCATAGTTGTCGCAACCAACACACCTTTCTATGATGACGCCCACTCTTTAATAGGTATTATATGTGCATTGAATGATTCATGGCCATATCAAGAAACGAGGCCTTCATTCCGATGTACTGAGAATTTAGACACAAGCACAGAGCTTTAG
- the LOC124936328 gene encoding uncharacterized protein LOC124936328 isoform X4 — protein MESFSPGIGSKSKPCTHFFRNGITEHLYGYSATEALGEKSIELLIDDLDLVVANNIVQHVMTGENWTANFLLSTKTEIFIVVATNTPFYDDAHSLIGIICALNDSWPYQETRPSFRCTENLDTSTEL, from the exons ATGGAGTCCTTTTCACCTGGTATTGGAAGCAAATCGAAGCCATGCACACATTTTTTCAG GAATGGAATAACTGAACACCTTTATGGTTATTCTGCAACTGAAGCTCTAGGTGAAAAGTCTATTGAGCTCCTAATCGATGACCTAGATCTTGTTGTAGCCAACAATATCGTGCAACACGTGATGACGGGTGAGAACTGGACTGCCAATTTCCTGTTAAGCACAAAAACAGAGATATTCATAGTTGTCGCAACCAACACACCTTTCTATGATGACGCCCACTCTTTAATAGGTATTATATGTGCATTGAATGATTCATGGCCATATCAAGAAACGAGGCCTTCATTCCGATGTACTGAGAATTTAGACACAAGCACAGAGCTTTAG
- the LOC124936328 gene encoding uncharacterized protein LOC124936328 isoform X3 — protein MKTYEMESFSPGIGSKSKPCTHFFRNGITEHLYGYSATEALGEKSIELLIDDLDLVVANNIVQHVMTGENWTANFLLSTKTEIFIVVATNTPFYDDAHSLIGIICALNDSWPYQETRPSFRCTENLDTSTEL, from the exons ATGAAAACCTACG AAATGGAGTCCTTTTCACCTGGTATTGGAAGCAAATCGAAGCCATGCACACATTTTTTCAG GAATGGAATAACTGAACACCTTTATGGTTATTCTGCAACTGAAGCTCTAGGTGAAAAGTCTATTGAGCTCCTAATCGATGACCTAGATCTTGTTGTAGCCAACAATATCGTGCAACACGTGATGACGGGTGAGAACTGGACTGCCAATTTCCTGTTAAGCACAAAAACAGAGATATTCATAGTTGTCGCAACCAACACACCTTTCTATGATGACGCCCACTCTTTAATAGGTATTATATGTGCATTGAATGATTCATGGCCATATCAAGAAACGAGGCCTTCATTCCGATGTACTGAGAATTTAGACACAAGCACAGAGCTTTAG
- the LOC124933532 gene encoding 40S ribosomal protein S2-4-like — translation MAERGGERGGERGGFGRGFGRGGRGGDRGRGRRRGPRRDEEEKWVPVTKLGRLVKEGKIRSLEQIYLHSLPIKEHQIIDTLVGPSLKDEVMKIMPVQKQTRAGQRTRFKAFVVVGDTNGHVGLGVKCSKEVATAIRGAIILAKLSVIPVRRGYWGNKIGKPHTVPCKVTGKCGSVTVRMVPAPRGAGIVAARVPKKVLQFAGIEDVFTSSRGSTKTLGNFVKATFDCLLKTYGFLTPEFWKETRFSRSPFQEHTDLLSKPTGKLITLVDESSERVDA, via the exons ATGGCGGAAAGAGGCGGCGAGAGAGGCGGAGAGCGAGGAGGTTTTGGCCGTGGATTTGGTCGCGGTGGAAGAGGCGGTGACCGTGGAAGAGGTAGACGTCGTGGACCTCGTCGTGATGAGGAAGAGAAATGGGTTCCCGTCACTAAGCTTGGACGATTGGTAAAAGAAGGAAAAATCAGAAGCCTTGAACAGATCTATCTTCATTCTCTTCCTATCAAGGAACATCAGATCATCGATACTTTGGTTGGTCCTTCTCTTAAGGATGAAGTTATGAAAATCATGCCAGTGCAGAAGCAAACCCGAGCTGGTCAGAGAACTCGGTTCAAGGCATTTGTTGTTGTTGGAGACACCAACGGTCATGTGGGTCTTGGTGTAAAGTGTAGCAAAGAAGTGGCAACTGCAATTCGTGGTGCTATAATCCTTGCGAAGTTATCTGTCATTCCTGTTAGAAGGGGTTATTGGGGTAATAAGATTGGGAAACCTCATACTGTACCATGTAAGGTTACTGGTAAATGTGGTTCCGTCACTGTACGAATGGTTCCGGCTCCTCGTGGTGCGGGTATTGTTGCTGCTAGGGTTCCAAAGAAGGTGCTGCAGTTTGCTGGTATTGAAGATGTTTTCACTTCCTCACGTGGATCTACCAAGACCCTTGGAAATTTCGTGAAG GCTACATTTGATTGTCTGCTTAAGACTTATGGCTTCCTGACCCCTGAATTCTGGAAGGAAACACGATTCTCGAGATCTCCGTTTCAAGAACACACCGATCTGTTGTCAAAGCCAACAGGGAAACTCATCACGCTTGTGGATGAATCTTCAGAAAGGGTTGATGCTTGA